Within the Cystobacter fuscus DSM 2262 genome, the region CGCCGAGGCGCGTGAAAAGGCCCTGGCCGTGGCCAACGACAACACCGACGGCGCTGCCTCCCCCCGCCCCAACCCCTGACGCAGGGAGCTCCCTACCGATGCGACGTCTCCTCGCCCCCGCGCTGCTGCTGCTGCTCGGCTCCTCCTGTGTGAGCGGAAACAAGGTCCGCGCGGACTCCGAAGTCATCCAAGCCAGCATCGAGCGCGCCCACCGCAGCGGCGCCATGCGCTGTGCCCCCGTGGAGCTGGCCGTCGCCGAGGCCAACCTCGACTTCGCCCGGGGCGAGCTCGGCCAGGGCGCCAGCTACCGCGCCTCCGAGCACATCCGCACCGCCGAGGCCGCCATCAAGCGCGCGCTCGATCTCTCCAAGGACTGCGCGGCCCCGCGGGTCGTCTACGGCAAGGAGCAGCCGGAGGCCCCGGAGCAGACGCCCGCGGACACCACCCCCCGGCCCCAGCAACAGGTGGTGGTGCAGATCGAGGAGAAGGACACCGACGGCGACGGCGTGTCCGACAAGGACGACCCCTGCGCCGACCGCGCCGAGGACTTCGACGGCTTCGAGGACTCGGACGGCTGCCCCGAGCCGGACAACGACGGCGACGGCGTGCTGGACGGCAACGACAAGTGCCCGCTGACGCCCGGCCCCCTGTCCAACCAGGGCTGCCCGCAGGATGCGCCCTCGGACAGTGACGGCGACGGCATCCCCGACGACGTGGACAAGTGCCCGCAGCAGCCCGAGGACAAGGACGGCCACGAGGACTCCGATGGCTGCCCGGATCTCGACAACGACAACGACGGGCTGCTCGACAGCGCGGACAAGTGTCCCGACGCCTCCGGGCCCATCCAGAGCATGGGCTGCCCCCGCTCCGACAAGGACGGCGACGGCATCGAGGACGCGCAGGACAAGTGCCCGGACGAGTCCGAGGACAAGGACGGCTTCCAGGACGAGGATGGCTGCCCGGATCTCGACAACGACAACGACAGCATCCCGGATGCCATCGACCGCTGCCCGCTCGTGGCCGGCCCCCTGGAGAACGGTGGCTGCGCCGACACGGACAAGGACGGCGACGGCATCATGGATCGCCAGGACGTGTGCCCGGA harbors:
- a CDS encoding OmpA family protein: MRRLLAPALLLLLGSSCVSGNKVRADSEVIQASIERAHRSGAMRCAPVELAVAEANLDFARGELGQGASYRASEHIRTAEAAIKRALDLSKDCAAPRVVYGKEQPEAPEQTPADTTPRPQQQVVVQIEEKDTDGDGVSDKDDPCADRAEDFDGFEDSDGCPEPDNDGDGVLDGNDKCPLTPGPLSNQGCPQDAPSDSDGDGIPDDVDKCPQQPEDKDGHEDSDGCPDLDNDNDGLLDSADKCPDASGPIQSMGCPRSDKDGDGIEDAQDKCPDESEDKDGFQDEDGCPDLDNDNDSIPDAIDRCPLVAGPLENGGCADTDKDGDGIMDRQDVCPDQAGTQELRGCPDPDRDQDGIPDRIDVCADEPGVKEERGCPKKYKMVVVKKDKIEIKKQIKFASGSAKIIGKESFTILDDVAQALRDMPTIKKIRIEGHTDSVGKPVNNMKLSQARADSVMAQLLKRGIDPGRMQAVGYGMEKPVASNLTAKGRAENRRTEFNIVEQ